The Geomonas agri genome contains the following window.
TCGACGGCAATGCCTTCGTGCTGCAGTGCGGCGACTGCGCCGAGGATTTCTCGCGCTGCACGGGGCCCGACATCCGGGAATTGCTGAAGGTCATCCTGCAGATGTCCGTGGTCGTCGCCTACGCCGGCGAGAAGCGGGTCATCAAGATCGGACGCATGGCCGGACAGTACGCCAAGCCGCGCTCCTCGGATACCGAAATTGTGAACGGGGTTGAAATGCCCAGCTACCGCGGTGACATGGTGAACAGCCCGGAGCCGACCCTGGAGGCGAGAACGCCCGATCCGCGCCGCATGCTGGAGGGATACTATCGTGCCGCCGCCACGCTCAACCTGGTGCGCTCCTTCACCCTGGGCGGCTACGCCGCGCTGGACCGGGTGCAGGCCTGGCACCGCGCCTCGCTTGACGCCCTCCCCGCTGGGCAGAAGTACGAGGACCTGGTGCACCAGATCTGGAAGACCATCAACTTCATGACCGCCATCGGCCTGGACCCGCAGCACACCCCGCAGTTGAACCAGGTAACCCTGTACACCTCGCACGAGGCGCTGCTGCTCGACTACGAGGAGACACTGACCCGCATGGATTCCACCACCGGCGGCTGGTACGACTGCAGCGGCCACATGCTCTGGATCGGCGATCGCACCCGGCAGCTGGAGGGCGCCCACATCGAGTTCCTGCGCGGTGTGAAGAACCCGCTGGGGATGAAGATCGGCCCCAACTACGACCTCGACAACATCAAGGCTATCGTGGAGCGGTTGAACCCGGACAACGAAGCTGGA
Protein-coding sequences here:
- a CDS encoding class II 3-deoxy-7-phosphoheptulonate synthase, which codes for MPTTKWSKSSWRSFPALQQPVWPAGPALDESLKTLSQLPPLVFAGECQTLKAQLAEAVDGNAFVLQCGDCAEDFSRCTGPDIRELLKVILQMSVVVAYAGEKRVIKIGRMAGQYAKPRSSDTEIVNGVEMPSYRGDMVNSPEPTLEARTPDPRRMLEGYYRAAATLNLVRSFTLGGYAALDRVQAWHRASLDALPAGQKYEDLVHQIWKTINFMTAIGLDPQHTPQLNQVTLYTSHEALLLDYEETLTRMDSTTGGWYDCSGHMLWIGDRTRQLEGAHIEFLRGVKNPLGMKIGPNYDLDNIKAIVERLNPDNEAGRLTLITRFGADKVANYLPKLLREISHEGYRVVWSCDPMHGNTYQNEFGQKSRKFEDILREIKTFWEIHKAEGTVAGGVHLELTGDHVTECTGGSRQLLDKHLHQNYQTNCDPRLNAEQSVELAFELAEMLHPCK